A genomic stretch from Nitrospirae bacterium YQR-1 includes:
- the purF gene encoding amidophosphoribosyltransferase, producing the protein MVNFHDIHEECGIFGVFGHPEAANLTYLGLYALQHRGQEGAGICSSDGKTLYVEKGIGHVSEVFYEKRIKRLPGDIAIGHNRYSTAGGGALKNVQPIMVNFSLGALAIAHNGNLTNAHMLRRRLESDGAIFQSSSDSEVIIHLIARLRASSAEEKIIRAVNEIRGAFSLLIMRENELIAIRDSYGVRPMCLGRYNDAYVVASETCAFDLIGATYLRDIEPGEMLTIDHNGLHSFKAIKSTRRAYCVFEFIYFARPDSNIFDGINVHDVRKELGKQLARESNTEADVVIPVPDSGVMATIGYANESGIPFDFGLVRNHYVGRTFIEPKQNIRHFGVKIKLNPIKSLIMGKRVVVMDDSIVRGTTSKKIVKMLREVAMAKEVHMKISAPCTISPCFYGIDTPTRTELIASTHIVDEIRKYITADSLSYLSLEGLKLAIPNPDDYCYACFNNKYPIALQEVTDVDYTQMELFFT; encoded by the coding sequence GAATATTTGGCGTATTTGGCCATCCTGAGGCAGCCAACCTGACCTACCTTGGGCTTTATGCCCTGCAGCACAGGGGGCAGGAGGGGGCTGGAATATGCTCATCGGACGGTAAGACTCTGTATGTTGAAAAAGGTATCGGACATGTCTCTGAAGTGTTTTATGAAAAAAGGATAAAAAGGCTTCCCGGTGATATCGCCATAGGGCATAACAGGTACTCAACAGCCGGTGGCGGTGCTTTAAAAAATGTACAACCCATAATGGTAAACTTCTCACTGGGGGCGCTTGCCATAGCCCACAACGGCAACCTGACCAATGCCCATATGCTTAGGCGGCGGCTGGAAAGTGACGGAGCAATCTTTCAGTCAAGCTCAGACAGTGAGGTTATAATACATTTGATAGCACGTCTGAGGGCGTCCTCGGCGGAAGAAAAAATAATCCGTGCAGTCAATGAAATTCGTGGTGCTTTTAGTTTGTTGATAATGAGAGAAAATGAGCTGATAGCCATACGGGATTCCTACGGAGTGCGCCCCATGTGTTTGGGCAGATACAACGATGCTTATGTTGTGGCCTCCGAAACGTGCGCTTTTGACCTTATAGGGGCCACCTATTTAAGGGACATTGAACCCGGTGAAATGTTAACGATTGACCACAACGGCCTGCATTCATTTAAGGCAATAAAAAGCACAAGGCGTGCTTATTGTGTGTTTGAGTTTATTTACTTTGCAAGGCCCGACAGCAATATCTTTGACGGTATAAACGTTCACGATGTAAGAAAGGAACTGGGTAAACAACTGGCAAGGGAGTCAAACACAGAGGCTGATGTGGTAATCCCTGTGCCGGACTCAGGCGTTATGGCAACGATCGGTTATGCCAACGAAAGTGGCATTCCATTTGACTTCGGCCTTGTAAGAAACCACTATGTAGGAAGGACATTTATAGAGCCAAAGCAAAACATAAGGCATTTTGGCGTTAAAATAAAACTCAATCCTATAAAGTCCTTGATAATGGGGAAGCGGGTGGTTGTCATGGATGATTCCATTGTACGCGGCACAACCAGTAAGAAAATCGTAAAAATGCTCAGAGAAGTCGCCATGGCAAAGGAAGTTCATATGAAAATAAGTGCACCGTGCACAATTAGCCCGTGCTTTTATGGTATAGACACTCCTACCAGAACCGAGCTGATTGCCTCAACGCATATAGTTGATGAAATCAGAAAATACATCACTGCCGATTCCCTGTCCTATCTTTCCCTTGAAGGCCTTAAACTGGCAATCCCAAACCCTGACGATTACTGTTACGCATGTTTTAATAATAAATATCCCATCGCCTTACAAGAGGTGACTGATGTGGATTATACACAGATGGAGTTGTTTTTTACGTAG